Part of the Halobellus ruber genome is shown below.
GACGTCGCCCGGTTGGTTCGTGGTGTAGTCGGTCGCTAAGGCGTCGAGGGTCCGCTGGCCGATCGGAACGATGATCTCGGGGTTGATCATCCGGAGTTCGGCGTTCAGATACGGCTCGCACGTCCGGATCTCCGCGTCGGTGGGTTGGCGGTCGGGGTGACGGCACCGGGTGAGATACGTCAGAAAGACGTTCTGGAGGTCCGGCTCCGCGGCGTCGGGGTCGGAGCGTGCAAAGCCCAACTCCCCGAGAATCCGCTGGAGCCGGCGGCCCGCGTCGTCGCCGGTGAACGGGACGCCGGTCCGGTCCGCGCCGGAGTGGGGGCGCTCGGCGACGAAACAGAACTCCGCGCCGACGTCGCCGTAGCCGTGGACGACGTTCGTTCGGACGTCACAGAGCGCCTCACAGTTCCGACACTCCGCGTCCATACTGAACGGGTTCGCGAGGGAGTCCTGGGAGGCGTCCACGGCCTATGTACCGGGCGCGCGGACAAAAACCGTCGGATCCGACGGTCGTTATCGGCGACTCGACGCCGTCCGCCGCCGCACCGCACCGACCATATCCGCGGTGTTCTCGGTCATCACGCGGAACGCGTCGCCGGTGTCGCCCGTGTCAAGGACCACCGGTCGCCCCCCGTCGCCGCCGGTCCGGACCGACGGATCGAGCGGGAGCGACCCCAGGAACGGCAGGTCGTTGTCGGCGGCGAACGCCTCCCCGCCACCGGTTCCGAAGATGTCGTGGGTCGACCCGCAGTCCGGACACCGGAACGACGACATGTTCTCCACGATCCCGAGCACCGTGGTGTCGTGTTTGCCGAACATCTCTAGGCCCTTCCGGGCGTCGTCGATCGCGACCTCCTGGGGCGTCGTGACGATCACCGCGCCCGTGAGCGGGAGGGTCTGCAACACAGTCAGCTGAGTGTCGCCGGTGCCGGGCGGGAGATCGAGCACGAGGTAATCGAGTTCCCCCCACTGGACGTCCTCGACCAGTTGTGTCAGGAGCTGATGAACCATCGGCCCCCGCCAGATCACGGGGTCGTCCTCGCCGACGAGGAAGGCCATCGACATCAGCTTGACCCCGTACTGCTCCGGCGGCACGATGGTCTGGTCGTCGGTAGTCTCGGGGGCCTCGTCGGCCGCGACCATCCGCGGGACGTTCGGCCCGTAGACGTCCGCGTCGAACAGGCCAACCCGGGCGCCCAGCTTCGCCAGCCCGGCGGCGAGGTTGACCGCGACCGTCGACTTTCCGACGCCACCCTTCCCGCTGGCGACGGCGATCACGTTCTCGACGCCGGGCAGGACGTCCTCCTCGGGGTCGACCTCGGCGGGGACCCCCGCCGAGAGGTCGACATCGTAGCCGGTATCGTCGAGGACCTCGCGGACCCGCGATCCCATCTCGGTCTCGACCGGGGAGTACGGGGCGCCCAGCGCGAGCGAGATCCGGATGGTCCCGGCGTCGTCGTCGACTTCGACGGCGTTGACCAGTCCGAGCGAGACGATGTCGTCGCCGAGTTCCGGGTCCGTGACCGACCGGAGGCGCTCGCGGACGGCGTCGTCGTTCATACCCCCGAGTGGGCGCGAGCGGGCGATAAGACTTTTGAACGGCCGGGCGCGCTTGAACACATCCGGTATCTCTT
Proteins encoded:
- a CDS encoding Mrp/NBP35 family ATP-binding protein, yielding MNDDAVRERLRSVTDPELGDDIVSLGLVNAVEVDDDAGTIRISLALGAPYSPVETEMGSRVREVLDDTGYDVDLSAGVPAEVDPEEDVLPGVENVIAVASGKGGVGKSTVAVNLAAGLAKLGARVGLFDADVYGPNVPRMVAADEAPETTDDQTIVPPEQYGVKLMSMAFLVGEDDPVIWRGPMVHQLLTQLVEDVQWGELDYLVLDLPPGTGDTQLTVLQTLPLTGAVIVTTPQEVAIDDARKGLEMFGKHDTTVLGIVENMSSFRCPDCGSTHDIFGTGGGEAFAADNDLPFLGSLPLDPSVRTGGDGGRPVVLDTGDTGDAFRVMTENTADMVGAVRRRTASSRR
- a CDS encoding uracil-DNA glycosylase translates to MDASQDSLANPFSMDAECRNCEALCDVRTNVVHGYGDVGAEFCFVAERPHSGADRTGVPFTGDDAGRRLQRILGELGFARSDPDAAEPDLQNVFLTYLTRCRHPDRQPTDAEIRTCEPYLNAELRMINPEIIVPIGQRTLDALATDYTTNQPGDVDVAEAHATTVRGRGFELVPMVALEEQTDAQTEAFVDHLLENVFSRDYRQTKGRRGR